In a single window of the Cucurbita pepo subsp. pepo cultivar mu-cu-16 chromosome LG18, ASM280686v2, whole genome shotgun sequence genome:
- the LOC111779591 gene encoding uncharacterized protein LOC111779591: MASKSGSSNPKLQSIGGSRKCLCSPTTHPGSFRCSIHRNRRKVSARSSSSSIAAITTAQLKLTMLAKANALRSFLLQIINPSSKDLQRRRNFRPKPSRFCLMNNHGTGLAVS, translated from the coding sequence ATGGCCTCAAAATCTGGATCCTCCAATCCCAAATTGCAGAGCATCGGCGGTTCTCGCAAGTGCCTCTGTTCTCCCACCACCCATCCTGGCTCTTTCCGCTGCAGTATTCATCGGAACCGCCGCAAGGTTTCCGCTAGGTCATCGTCCTCATCCATTGCTGCCATTACCACTGCTCAATTGAAGCTTACGATGTTGGCGAAGGCGAATGCGTTGAGATCGTTTCTTCTGCAGATCATCAATCCTTCCAGTAAAGATCTTCAGCGGCGGAGGAATTTTCGTCCCAAACCTTCCAGGTTTTGTTTGATGAACAATCATGGAACTGGATTGGCTGTTTCTTAA